The Oncorhynchus mykiss isolate Arlee chromosome 20, USDA_OmykA_1.1, whole genome shotgun sequence genome includes a region encoding these proteins:
- the LOC110499071 gene encoding ADP-ribosylation factor-like protein 4D produces the protein MGNQLTEIAPNTPFLQNFQSLHVVVIGLDAAGKTSLLYRLKLKEFVKTIPTKGFNTEKIKVAVGSSRAITFQVWDVGGQEKLRPLWKSYTRRTDGMVFVVDSTEIERMEEAKVELHKITRTSENQGVPVLVLANKQDLASALSVSEVEKVLAVHELNASTLHHVQSCSAVDGQGLQPGLEKLYEMILKRKKMVKHNKHRKR, from the coding sequence ATGGGGAACCAGCTGACCGAGATAGCCCCCAACACCCCGTTCCTGCAAAACTTCCAGTCCTTGCACGTGGTAGTGATTGGCCTGGACGCGGCTGGCAAAACCTCTCTGCTCTACAGATTGAAGCTCAAGGAGTTTGTCAAGACCATCCCGACCAAGGGCTTTAACACGGAGAAGATCAAGGTAGCGGTGGGCAGTTCGCGGGCCATCACTTTCCAGGTGTGGGATGTAGGGGGCCAGGAGAAGCTGCGGCCCCTGTGGAAGTCGTACACGAGGCGGACCGATGGCATGGTGTTCGTGGTGGACTCCACCGAAATCGAACGTATGGAGGAGGCCAAGGTGGAGCTTCACAAGATCACCCGTACCTCGGAGAACCAGGGGGTGCCCGTCCTGGTGCTGGCCAACAAGCAGGACCTGGCCTCAGCTCTGTCTGTGAGCGAGGTGGAGAAGGTCCTGGCCGTCCATGAACTGAATGCCTCCACCTTGCACCACGTACAGAGCTGCAGCGCCGTGGATGGACAAGGCCTACAACCAGGCCTAGAGAAACTCTACGAGATGATCCTGAAGAGGAAGAAGATggtgaaacacaacaaacatagAAAGAGATGA